gtgaagtacaatacttcatttaaaacatacttaagtaaaagtaaaattactgataaaaaaaaccctcaaaaaagtacaactaCAACAAAAAGTAATTGAGTAAGTTAGAGTGTGTAATTGTTACTTTCATGCTTGGATATAAGCAAGAGAAATTATATTTATGGACTTGCTTTGAAAATGCTCATTCAGTGTTATAAATTGTATTTACTCATGCAGAGAGAGGGGCTGGGCtgattggggggaaaaaaaacaaacacatgaagaaacataTTATCAGGGTGGACACTCTAACCCTGCTGGTAAATTCACATCCAAACCACAAGCACTTGGATCATCGGTGGAAGACATCAATAcatattattttgcatttttgtaagCCTGTCATGATATTAGTCagattgacagatttacagatttaGCCGTTTCCACATTCAACACTCAGCAAAACTGGAAGaattaataactttgtaatgcaaCAATACAGTGAGACTGGCAGCAACAATAGCGAGTTAGCTGTACCTCACAAATACCCAAATGACCCGTGCGGTTCCATAAATCCTGAATTACCTTGAGCCATTTGTCATAGGTGAAGAGGCAGAATGGCACCAGGGGGTAGCCCATGAAGAGCCAGTGGATAAACTGCTGCACTAAATAGACGAGGGGGTAGAGCGGGCTGTTGGCCAGCTTGGTCAGCAAGGGACTGTCCTTCACTAGAACCTGggcctgtcacacacagacgacacacacacaaacacaattcagCAATGGTTATAGTGATTAAACAGAGGAATGGTTACATAATAAACTGACTCCTAATTGCAAATGTTGTCAATATTTAATTACAAATACATTCAGCAGTGAGGTGCATTTGATCAATAGTATTATGCCACTAAGTAATAAGACGTGATTCTGAGAGGTTGTTTCTTGTTTAAAATTCAACCATGGATCTCTGATGCTGCCTTTTTCCCCCTTAACTAAATATGCATAATTCAAGGTGCAACCACAATGTTTCTCTCAGTCAAAAAATTTGCAGTTACCActcacaattaaataaatacccATAAGGTTTGAGTGTCCTGCACATTTCAATTTTCAAATGAAGctactcaataataataactaatgaaCTAATAACTAATGAATAACTAAGGAATCGTTCATATTGTCCCAAAATCAAGTAGTTGATGTTCTGTTTATTAAAGGCATATTGCGCTACATATCACCTTGCATATGAGATTTAAAGGAGTATGTGTTCATTACAAACAGGTCTACCAGCTCCCTCATAGTAACcacagattttatttattaattagcTATTCACCACCGTTTAAGTTGCCTATCCCTGCTCCAGGGACTAACCTCTATCTCTAGTATACCTGTCTCTCTACATGGACGATGATGAACTCCATGGAGAAGCACATGATGTAGCCGGAGTGAAGGCCATGCCAGATGGTCAGGAAGAGCAGCGTGGCCACCTGAGACAGCATCTTATTGCCCAGGAACCTCAACCGCTTGAACACATGCCTAAAAAGCAAACCAAGAGTTAGGCATTACTTCTCTTTACCATGAATTAGGGCAGTCAGGCTACAAATGCTTAATGGATTCTCCATCATTGTTTGCATGACTACTTATCAACTAGCACTCCCCTTTACCTGTAAGTTATTGTTGCATAGCAACTGAGATTATATTGAAAATTTCAACAACTTCACATCCTCGAGAAGAGTGCTCATCAATTCAATGGTGGCCTATTCTACAATATTATAATACCTTTGACAAGTGCACTCACATCATGTTAAATATCCCCaaaggagtgttttttttttcttacagcaCATTGGGGACTGGCCCCAGGGGAAACTTAATCTATAGAAGGCAGGGCCAGAcggcagtaaaaaaaacaaaaacaagtacaTGAAGTAGCCCCTCTCCTACACACTGGTTTCAACCTTATGCTGCATAAATGGACACTTCAAACAGTTCTCAAAAAAGGACCAGCCTGAACAACTTGTATACTTTAATCATACCTACTCCTACTTCTGTAACTTTAGTGCACCAGGTTGTTCTTTCCAGAAGAGCCTTGTTATGAACGATGTAAATCTTACATAGCGTTACCTGATCCAGGTTAAATCCTGTGCAATTGGACCCGTTCATTACTAAACTGCTTGAATGTGTGCCAAGGGAATAATAACTCAGTAGTAATGCATACATGACTATAAATACACAGACCTGTTTAGCATGTAGGTCAAACAATGAGAGCATTTTAAGTGCCACTTATGTACTGTATACCACCAAGGGCATATCTGCTTGCCCTCCAGAGAGAAAGCTCTGAAAGGGCCAGATATACAAGCATAACTGTAACTAAACGATTGATAGCTCTATTAGTTATCATCTGACAGAACTTCCACATTGCTACAGTCTTGCAACTTCTACTTCCATTCTGCAGCGAACAGAAATTATTACAAATTCCCACTTCCTCTTCCATCCTCTGTGTCTCATGTACTTTGCATAGTAGCAAGTTAAAGTAAGCTGAGGTAGCGAGCTCAGTCAACTGAAATGGACCAAATAAATTGGGTGCGTTCAATAAATTGCTTTGCTTGCTGTGCTCGTCATCAAATGCTGTCACATGTTCTGGAAATTTCATGCATGAGTCCCATGCTGAAGAACTGTAATTGTctgaaaaatacaaacttttgAGCCCCTCCCAGGATGTCTGCTCCCTTCAGTTTCCTGTGATAAACAGCTTTTGCCAGGCGATTCTGCTGGCGTTGAAACAAAATGTGGAGAACCCTTGGCATGTGACATTACTCATTTATTGTGAAGCATTGCCAAATATGCAAATTGGATTACATCTTCTCCCCCTGTTTCACAGTCATCAGTCAAGTAGATAGTTAACTTTTACAGCACCACTCTGGGTACAAGCTACAGAACTGGAGAGATCATTCAGGCATGACACTGACCTTGCAGCCCAGGCATTGGTGTTTATATTGAATGAAGAAATGGTTCCTGTGAAGAGTGGCGTCGTTTCAAACAGCCACACCTTCATATTGGCACAGGCGTCCCACTGGTGCTTACCATCCTGGCCCACACCATTGTAGCCTAGTCCAGAGAGTATACATACACCctcctgaaacacacaacacacgtgCCAGATCAACACTTAAGTAAAATCACACCACAGAGCACAAGTACCAGATAAACTGGGCCTTTAAGTATTTCTTCATACTGATCAGGGCGTGACATCAAAAATCTAATCTACATGTATGACTCTATGCAAAAGTATGTAAAAGGCTAGTGTGGTTGCGGCGATGCCCTCTCATAGGCTTTGGGGAGTGCATGTTAGCATGTGGTTGAATGCAAATGAGGCCTACCGTATGTTTCAGGAGGCAAAATGATAAGCCGCTAGTGATTTGCTATCATATTTGCGACTCATTTATACGATTTGCTACTCCTTTTCAGCCTTGTGAAGCAACCACTTTCTGAACAGAGATTACCAGATCAAGAGAATACTTACCCCTATAACCCAACAGCTGACATATTTATATAGACTGACTTTAGCCCAAAGGAGAATGAACACACAGCGGTACCAGAATGGCTGAGCCTGTAGAAAGGAcacagttttacattttagaatgtgaaaaaaaataattcatcaAGCTTTACGTTATCTTACATTGAATAATGCAtgcaaaatgaacaatgatcATTTTCAATTATGTTGTCTTTCTCACCTCGTACTCATCTGTTAAGAAGTAGCTGTCTGGGTAATGTGGACTGAATATTGTATATATAATCAGGCAGAGGA
The Centroberyx gerrardi isolate f3 chromosome 12, fCenGer3.hap1.cur.20231027, whole genome shotgun sequence genome window above contains:
- the lpcat3 gene encoding lysophospholipid acyltransferase 5 isoform X2, giving the protein MLRLMGRTVTTVLSSFTFQMVYLLAGYYYTATEEYDIKWTMPHCVLTLKLIGLSFDYYDGGKEPSQLNPEQQKAALPSVPSLLEVCGFSYFYGGFLVGPQFTLRSYQRLVAGELTDCPGQPPNSIIPAMKRFALGLLCLIIYTIFSPHYPDSYFLTDEYEAQPFWYRCVFILLWAKVSLYKYVSCWVIGEGVCILSGLGYNGVGQDGKHQWDACANMKVWLFETTPLFTGTISSFNINTNAWAARHVFKRLRFLGNKMLSQVATLLFLTIWHGLHSGYIMCFSMEFIIVHVERQAQVLVKDSPLLTKLANSPLYPLVYLVQQFIHWLFMGYPLVPFCLFTYDKWLKVYSSIYFCGHLFFFAAYLIMPYLRKVLVPKKERSETKQD